The DNA sequence TCTTTTTGTGCCAGAAAACCAACAAATACATGCGTATAGTGATGGCCCGCTGCCAATAGGTATGAAGCAGACCATTTCCCAACCCTATATGGTGGCTTTTATGACCCAGGCCATTAAACCTTGGAAGAACAAAAAAGTACTTGAAATCGGTACGGGTTCGGGCTATCAAGCGGCTATTTTGGCAGAAATAGTCGATTCTGTCTATACCATTGAGATTATTCCAGAGTTGGGTAAAAGGGCAGAAAAATTGCTACAATCGATGCAATACGAAAATGTAAAGGTCAGGGTGGGGGACGGTTACGATGGCTGGCCCGAACAAGCCCCTTTCGATGCCATCATCGTCACGGCAGGGGCCGAGCAGATTCCCGAGCCATTGGTCGAACAATTGAAAGATGGTGGCCGAATGGTGATTCCTGTAGGTCCCCATCACGGGGTACGCGATTTAATATTGCTGACCAAGAAGAACGACAAAATCAAAAAAAAGAGTTTGATGGCCGTTCGGTTCGTGCCCTTCACAAGAAACGATTGAAGTTTTTGATCTATGAAATCGCTTCGGTCTTCAATGAGGTGGGCAGCTCGTAGATTTCCAGTCCGAAATAAGGTACTGCCGCCAAAATATGATCAAAGATATCGGCCATGATGTACTCATAGTTCTGCCAGCGTTTGTCGCTACTGAACGCATAGACCTCTAGGGGGATGCCCTGCGGGGTCGGTTCTAATTGGCGTGTCATTAGGGTCATGTCTTTGTTGACGGCCGAATGCTTTTCAAGATAGGTTTCGATATACTTTCTAAAAACCCCCAGATTGGTGAGGTTTCTTCCGTTTATGAGCGATGATTTATCGACTTCTTTTAAGGTATTATGAGCCTTTATTTTCTCTTGCCGGTCTGTTAGGTAGGGTCTGACCAATTCAATCTTCTTAAGCGAATCAACTTCTTGGTCCGTCAAAAATTTGATGCTCTGTTGCTTCAAGATTACTGCTCTCTTCATGCGCCTTCCGCCAGAAGACTGCATACCTCTCCAGTTCTTGAAACTATCTGAAATCAGCGCATAGGTGGGTATGGTGGTAATGGTCTTATCAAAGTTCTGCACCTTGACCGTGGCAAGGGTGATTTCGATCACATCACCATCGGCACCGTATTTTTCGAAGGTAATCCAGTCACCGATACGTACCATATCGTTGATGCTGACCTGAATGCTGGCCACGAACCCCAAAATAGTATCCCTGAAAATCAAAAGAATAACCGCCGAGGCGGCACCAAGACCAGTGAAAAATTTCCAAAAACTGATATCGGTAATGATCGCGATAATGGTCATAATGCCCGCGATCCAAGCAAAAATCATGAAGACCTGAATGTAACTGGCAATGGGTTTATCTTTAAATTTTGGTAGTGTTTTCAGATAATCTTTGAGCGTATGCAGAAAACTTCTAATGATTCTGAGGATGACGACTACCCAGAGTATGTAGAGTATTTTCATCGCAATGTTTTCAGCGTACGAAAAGTCATAAAACACGAACGGTGTAAGCTCAAAGGCCAGCAAAAGGGGTATAACATGCGCAAGATGCCTTGGCAGGCGGTTTGCGACCATCATGTCGTCAAAATTGGTCTTTGTACTTCTTGCCACACGGGCCGATAGGGATCGAATACTTTTCCAGGCCACATAATCGATCAACAAAACGAGAGCGATCATGAGAATGAACAAAAGCGTTGTGTTCAGATAAGCGGAATTGACTTCTGAAACACCTTTTTCTACTAGATATTCGTATATAAAATGAAACCACCTGTTCTTTTCCATACCCTTAATATTCGAGTGCAAAATTAATGAATGGGCAGAACTTGAACCTTGATTTATGCCAGATTATTCTTTATTCAATTCCTCCAAGAGCATATCATAATCCTTTATCCAAGTGTACAGGTACCCTCCCAAGTTTATGATCGGATTTTGCAGTGAGTCCAATGGTTTTTCCCTTGCCTGTAATGCATTCGACAAGTATTCTTTTATTTTGGGTTTTTCCGAAAGTCTAATGCTTTTGAATATATAATGGTTTCTATTGAGTTTGTCGATGATCGAATCACATGTTGGGCATGTTTCTGTCACATAAATGGTAATGTGCTTTTTGGGCTGTATCATCTTTGGTGGAATTTCAATCGGGGTATATTCCTTTTTCAGGGCACGTCGAGATAAACTGTCATTGACATCAAGTGTATAGTTGTACTGGGGCTTTTTGTTTCGAAGCAGGATAATGGTCTTCAAATGTACCTTCGAGGCCGATGGTATCCTTATCCAGCGAGGTTTGGCCGCACTTTGTCTGAAATTGGTCCCTTTCACTTTAAAAAGCACGTCAAAATCACGGTGATCTTCATTATAGGCGTAAAAGGCCATACGATTGCCCTTGGCTTCTTCAACCACCTTGACCCTTGGTGACTCCTGCCCGAAAAATGATGTGGTAACCAAAAGGAAGAATAAAAATTTGTGCATTTCTATGTGAATTAGCTTTTTTCAAGATAAGAAATTATAGCTTCCCACAAATTGGCAGGCTGGTTTATTAGCTGTAATATTGATATCGTCAAATAAGAGGAGTGTATGGGCAAACATCCGAATCCCACATTGGTGGTTCTATGCTTTTTCTCAATTTATGTTATTTGGGGATCTACCTATTTATGGAATAAGATAGCAGTGACCGAACTACCACCTTTTATGTTGGCAGGTATGCGTTTTGTCGTGGCCGGCCTTCTCATTTTTTTGATAGTGGCCTTGATGCGCAAAAACGTCGGTGTGACCCTTAGGCAACTACTGAACACCTTCATTGCAGGGTTTCTTTTTCTAAGTATTGGCAACGGTTTCGCCGTTTGGGCCCTGCAGTATATAGATAGCAGTTTTGAAGCTTTGATAATTTCGGCCCAGCCCTTGGTGATATTGTTGATGATGTGGTTACTGCAAGGCAGAAAGATACAATTGATGTCAATGGTGGGCGTGGTGTTGGGCTTTTTGGGTATTTACCTGTTGGTGAGCCAAAAAGCGCTGGTGCAACATGAAAACTTTTTCTTGGGTGTCTTTTTGGTTTTTTTGGCGTTACTGGCTTGGGGCTACGGTAGTCTTTTTGTGGGTAGGGCTGATCTGCCCAAGAATTTTTTTGTCAATACGGGCTATCAGATGTTGTTCGGTGGCCTCACCATGTTATTGATAAGCTTCATCATCAAAGAAGAATGGTCAGGTCCGTGGCAATGGAGCACCAAAGTACAGGGAGTCATGGTGCTCCTGATTGTTTTCGGCAGTATTATAGCGTTTACCTCTTTCAATTACCTGCTCAAACATGTTTCGCCCGAAAAGGTGGCCACCAGCACCTATGTGAATCCTATTGTCGCCATGTTCTTGGGTTGGTATTTCTTGAATGAACAGATTACCCTGCAGTCGATCATCGCGGCCATTGTACTGTTTATGGGAGTGTATTTTATCAATTCAAAGAAAAAATGGCAATTGTTCTCTCGCTTTAAGAAAGTACAGTAGCTTTTAAGGTTACCATTGAGCGTTTTGTTCTTATCCCGACCAAAAAGGACAAAAGTAATTGTATTGTGATTAACAAATCACCTATTTGCTTGAACATTTCGCGGTTATCGTACGCTTTTTTTGTACATTTCAAGATAGATACTACTTAGGATGCTCAGAGTTTTTTTATCCATAGTATGCATTGTTTCTGGGTTGGTTTCTTACTGGTTGTTTAGACCTGAAATTTATGCTTTTGAATTGTTGAATATTTCGAGTTCAGCAATTTTTGAAGATGTCAATCCATTGACCTTTTGGATAAAAAACCATTTGGCGGACACTTTATGGTGTATGGCTGCGTACTTGATGGCAATTGAGTTGAAGGTTCAGCGATACCCGAATTTTTACAGTATGCTCTTATGGGTGCTTCCGGTGACCAGTGAAATGCTTCAGGGTATGGGAATGGTCGGTGGAACGTTCGATTGGATAGATCTTTTTATTTATATCTTTTTAGCATTTATTTTTTTACTAACAACCCAACCTATGAAAAAAGTACAATTACACCTTATCGGCATCACAGTGGTTGCCATTGGAATTTTGGGTGTGATAGGCAGCAAGGCCCCCAAGCCCATTCCTATTGAATACACACAGGCAACCTTCGCACTGCAACCCAAGCAAGATGAAATTTTCACCAAACCTTTATTGGCAAAAACACTGAACAGTGCAGAAAACATATCTGTGGTATTGCGGGTTCCGGCCTCTGAGGAAGATAAGATCACCGAGGCCCAAAAACTCATCAACAACACCATTTACAGTACCATTGAAAAAGAATTTGCCAAAGCCAACTATATTGTTCGTGATAGGGCCATGTTCGCCAAAGTATTGGAAGATGACAATGTTTCCGCTGATTATGCCAAGATACACAACAGTACCAAAACAGACCTTATTCTTGAACTGGTCAGTTATGGTGACATTAAGCACAATACCAACAAGTTCACAGATAAAAACGGTATCGAGCAAACGGCAAACGTAAACTTTGCATTTACGGGCACCTCTGCTGAGTTCAAACTGATAAGCGTTAAAGACAATGACCTAGTGGGCTCTTATACCTTTTATTATACACCCTGTACTCTTGGTTGTACATATAGGATCAATGCGACAAGGGCCTCCAATAAACTATATGCTATCGATACCGATAGAGATGCCCCGTACGAATACGTGGCCCCAGACGTATTGGAGAATTTCTTCAAAGAATGTTCAGTGAGACTTATAAAAGAATTGGAGGCAATTAAATAGCCTTATAGTTCAAATGAAAGGCCCCTATTTTTTTACACTATTGGTTTTTGGAGCGTAATCAAAAGGGTGTAGCTCTTTTCAATGGTGAAAATCTAAAGGGTGGCGTTGTAATGTCTCCTTAGGGTATTTTTTACCAGATGCACATAATCCATTTGTAGTGCAAAACCATATGCTGGTGGGTTTGGGTGGACCCAATGCCCCCCTAATGGAATTTTTCCATAATCAACAGAAGTTCGGGTAGAAAACACCGATGCAGGGTACTTTTGTTGCATTGTGTTC is a window from the Muricauda sp. SCSIO 65647 genome containing:
- a CDS encoding protein-L-isoaspartate(D-aspartate) O-methyltransferase; this translates as MKWFIGILFTMLLGHNGLSQTDYTAMRQTMVESQLKARGIFDKNTLKAMSKVPRHLFVPENQQIHAYSDGPLPIGMKQTISQPYMVAFMTQAIKPWKNKKVLEIGTGSGYQAAILAEIVDSVYTIEIIPELGKRAEKLLQSMQYENVKVRVGDGYDGWPEQAPFDAIIVTAGAEQIPEPLVEQLKDGGRMVIPVGPHHGVRDLILLTKKNDKIKKKSLMAVRFVPFTRND
- a CDS encoding mechanosensitive ion channel family protein, which gives rise to MEKNRWFHFIYEYLVEKGVSEVNSAYLNTTLLFILMIALVLLIDYVAWKSIRSLSARVARSTKTNFDDMMVANRLPRHLAHVIPLLLAFELTPFVFYDFSYAENIAMKILYILWVVVILRIIRSFLHTLKDYLKTLPKFKDKPIASYIQVFMIFAWIAGIMTIIAIITDISFWKFFTGLGAASAVILLIFRDTILGFVASIQVSINDMVRIGDWITFEKYGADGDVIEITLATVKVQNFDKTITTIPTYALISDSFKNWRGMQSSGGRRMKRAVILKQQSIKFLTDQEVDSLKKIELVRPYLTDRQEKIKAHNTLKEVDKSSLINGRNLTNLGVFRKYIETYLEKHSAVNKDMTLMTRQLEPTPQGIPLEVYAFSSDKRWQNYEYIMADIFDHILAAVPYFGLEIYELPTSLKTEAIS
- a CDS encoding glutaredoxin domain-containing protein; amino-acid sequence: MHKFLFFLLVTTSFFGQESPRVKVVEEAKGNRMAFYAYNEDHRDFDVLFKVKGTNFRQSAAKPRWIRIPSASKVHLKTIILLRNKKPQYNYTLDVNDSLSRRALKKEYTPIEIPPKMIQPKKHITIYVTETCPTCDSIIDKLNRNHYIFKSIRLSEKPKIKEYLSNALQAREKPLDSLQNPIINLGGYLYTWIKDYDMLLEELNKE
- a CDS encoding EamA family transporter — encoded protein: MGKHPNPTLVVLCFFSIYVIWGSTYLWNKIAVTELPPFMLAGMRFVVAGLLIFLIVALMRKNVGVTLRQLLNTFIAGFLFLSIGNGFAVWALQYIDSSFEALIISAQPLVILLMMWLLQGRKIQLMSMVGVVLGFLGIYLLVSQKALVQHENFFLGVFLVFLALLAWGYGSLFVGRADLPKNFFVNTGYQMLFGGLTMLLISFIIKEEWSGPWQWSTKVQGVMVLLIVFGSIIAFTSFNYLLKHVSPEKVATSTYVNPIVAMFLGWYFLNEQITLQSIIAAIVLFMGVYFINSKKKWQLFSRFKKVQ